GATATCCGAGCACGCCGGAAAAAAAACTGATCGACAGGGATTCAATCAAAATCAACCGCATCACATCACTGCGACGAAAACCCAGTGCCCGAAAAATTCCGATCTCCCGCGTGCGTTCGTTGACCGAACTCATCATCGTCACAAAAACAACAAGACCGCCAGTCAGGACAATGACACCCCCAACCGCAAAGGAAAAAAGTCGAAACTGCTGCAAAGCGTGCATCCGGGTCTTCACCACCTGCTGAATGGCATTGACCTCGGCATCGGGCAGCACGGAACTGATCTGTTTGACCATATCTTCGACCGGACAATCACCGCACAAAGCGGCAACCTCAACCAACGAAACAATCCCCTCTTTCCCTGACAGCGACTGAGCCGCGCCGATGGTTGACAGCAGCAGATGATCGTCCTGTGATCCGGTTTCATTGAGAATGCCGGTCACGGTAAAGTGCCGGTCGCCGATATCAAGGCCATCCCCCTGCCGCAACCCCAGCCTTTTGGCAACGGCGTTGCCAGCGACCAGTTCGTCTTCGCTACGCAGAACACGCCCTGCAACGGACCACCAGCGCTTGAGCTTAAACTCACTTTCCGGGCGGATCCCCATCAGCAGGACTCTTTCCCCTTTTGCCTGAACCGCACTGAGCGATTTGGGCGCAACCAGAGCAATATTGCGACTGTTTGGAATCGTACTTAACTTGCTCAGATCGGCCTCACGAATTTCTTCCTGATCGACGGTAATCCCGCCCAGGTTGATTGCGCCGTAAGACAATGATAGTTTGTCAATGCGTGGCGAGATAATAATGTTGGCCCCAAAATTTTCCATCTTGTGCTGTGCCTCGGCAGTGAGTGCAGAGGTCAGAGAAAAAAGGGT
The sequence above is drawn from the Desulfuromonadaceae bacterium genome and encodes:
- a CDS encoding ABC transporter permease, with protein sequence MTLATIALNNLRRRKGRAVFLLIGLLLGVGTVVTLFSLTSALTAEAQHKMENFGANIIISPRIDKLSLSYGAINLGGITVDQEEIREADLSKLSTIPNSRNIALVAPKSLSAVQAKGERVLLMGIRPESEFKLKRWWSVAGRVLRSEDELVAGNAVAKRLGLRQGDGLDIGDRHFTVTGILNETGSQDDHLLLSTIGAAQSLSGKEGIVSLVEVAALCGDCPVEDMVKQISSVLPDAEVNAIQQVVKTRMHALQQFRLFSFAVGGVIVLTGGLVVFVTMMSSVNERTREIGIFRALGFRRSDVMRLILIESLSISFFSGVLGYLLGMTVTWLVLPFVGEGSHAWMWHPLLAVGAIVMAMGVGCLATIYPALHAGRMDPTEALRAL